In Zonotrichia albicollis isolate bZonAlb1 chromosome 9, bZonAlb1.hap1, whole genome shotgun sequence, the DNA window AGTTGTTTACATAAGCTTTACCAGAGAAAACTGGGTATGTAGGGCTGTCTCGGGGTGTAACCAGAAAAGTTACATCTCTACAGGGACTTAAGGTGTGGAGACTGCCCTGCCATCTGTAAACTCATTACTGTGCATATTCTATTTGCAAATATAATGACAGGTACACCTTTCTAAATACAGGAGACTAACACATATTTAGCATTCTGGCTTAACCACTGAAGAGAAACaacacagctctgcctttgaGGATAGAGACAAACAACAGCACTTGGCCTCCACTGAAGGAGTTGAGAGGCTTCTGTTCAGCTGCACTGCCAGTAACTGGTATTACAGGTGCACACAATGGGCAAATTGTGCAAGACAGCAGCTCGGAGCATGCCCGCAGAACCTGCCTCAAGCCTGAATTATCAAGCACTGAGATGGTTTCTCTATTAAGAGGCATCACTGACCATCTCACTACTTGGGAGCAGGCAGTCCCCCCACCCCGTGGGGAACATCCAGCTATTGCTCTCTGGGTGTTGGCCACCATTCTTTACAGAAGAGAGCATCCACAGCAACCTTTTCTGATCTCAGCAAACCAACACCAAGACAGCACTGGAGAGGCGAAGGGTCTTTCCCCGGATCCTGCCCGTAGCCCTTTAACCCGGAGGGCTGCTGCCACTTCCAAGCTCACACtcgccactgccagccctgagccGGGCAGCACAGTGACACTGGTGACCGACAGACGGTTCAGAATCAGACCCACACGCTCTCGCTGATTATTACCTGATAGAAAGGTGCAGCCAAATCCCAACAAGCCCCATCAGACCCGGCAGTGGTGCAGAGGCACCCGGGCTGGAGGTAACGCTGCAGTGCAAGCCCTCCACTTACCTGACAACAGGGAATACACCTGGGGAAAAGCTCTTCCCAACGATCCCGTCACAGGaaaacccagccccagcacggaCCCGCCTTGCCCCCAGTCAGCCTAGGGACAGACACATCCACACGAAACCTCACTCGATCCTTCTGCAGGCACTGGAGCCGACCTGCACCTCAGCTCCTCGAGTTACAGCAAGACTTTATAAATAAAGCCTCTCTGTAACAGCCTTGTTTTCCTGATTGTCTGAGAAAGGCTCTCGGCGTGACCCGGACTCATCCCGAGGGTCGGAAAACAAAGCGGAAAAGAAGAGAACTTTCATTTCCCCGAACAGGCGTAAACCTGGTTCGAGCCCGCCTGGGAATGGCTTTCAGCGTGCCGCTGCCGAGGGCAGCCCCGCTCCGCCCGGCCTCGCTCCGCGCCCTGACAACGCGCCCGTCGAGGGGCTCGGCGGCTCCGGCAGGGCACGGGCGGCTGCTccggcccggctcggcccgACCCCGCTCCGCTCGGCCCCGCTCACTCACCATGGTGCGGCGGCTGGCTGGGagccggcccagcccggcccggccgcctccgTCCCGCCCGCCCCGCTCAGGTGAGGCCGGGCCGCATCGCCTTCCCTTCCCACAATGCCCCGAAAGGGAACTGCCGGCGCTCCTCCCGCCGCTccgggcagcgccgcggggcacgggcaggggccgggcagggcagggccccaCAGAGGCACGGCCCGGCTGTGAGGGTGCTGGCAGGCCGCGTGTGCCAGGCCCCGCACGGGGTGACCACACCTGCTGCCCCGTGCGAGCGTGAGCCGCTCAAAGGGCGCCTTTCGCACCTCGGCATTCCCGACACCAATAAAACACTTCATGTTTTCACTGGCTCCAGCACTCCCCTGTCAAGCATTCATGCCCTAAAGACACGGGTAGATCTACAGGCATGATTGCTCTGCTGCCCATCTCCATCAAAATGGAACTGTGATAGTTTAAATACTTTCAGCGGATGGGCTTGGCTCAGCGGTGCTTTGTGATGCAGCTGCATGAGAGGGCAAGGCATCAGCAAATCCCCTAACCTGTGGCAGGGATTTGCTGATAAGCAGCTGGTGCCAAAAGAATGTGTAACATCCACAGACTCAGCATTGAATCAAAAGCTCTAAATCCAGGCCTAAGGGTTCTCAGATCTGTACCAGGAGTCTGATCCAGATGCAAACTACCCCATGGGCATAAAGTGAGAAGTTAGACTTAGCAAGCTTAAATCCCATGTCTGTAGTCTAAAGGAGAGGCATctccagagcacagcatgtATCAGTTCAGGATAAGGATCCCAACTGCTCaggcagggaagagctgtgccctgctcctgtgtgcaGTGGTGCCTGTGAGCCATCagtgggaaagggaaagaaatccaAAGGGATTTGAGGACTTCAGGGATCCCTGTGGTGTCAGTGACAAcccctctgcagcctctggcTTCAGAGAAGGGAGACGGATCCCTGGCCAAAAGTAATTGCACAGTTGGGTTGaaacctgctcccagctggaaaTGCAAATTTGCAGGAACAGAATGCAGGTGCAGGTGTGTGCTCCTTATGTTCATTCAACAGTGTGGAGGTAAATTCCACATTTCTCTAACTGTGCATGACCCCATTCCCCTTAGCCCTTCCCTTAGTTTTGGTTTGATCTATGCCACTGTTCCTGGAGTCCTTCAGTGCTGCTTGCTGAGCTCTGGTTTGTGCATGTTCCAGTCCCAGCCCACCAGGCAGCACGTGGCACATTCTGTGATGCTGCTGgctgcccagtgctctgctTTCACTTCTGGAGTGTGCCACACTCAGAGATACTTCACTGGCCCAGCTGCCCCACAGATCTCAGAGATACACCTGCTCACttgtccctgcccttcccaagtACACATCCCGGGCCCATAAAGCAGCACTATCTGCAGAGGGCAGGAACATctcacccttcctgctgtggggtgcagcacacactgtgctgtgctgccagaCAGCACTGGCCTCACTGGTTTTACTGGGGCACCACCTTGCCTTCAGTGAGCCTGCCAAAGACATACTTAGTACAATCAGAGTCTCTTAAAGCAGACCAAAACCTTTTACCACATTCTCTGAAGGACCCACACAAAGTGCCACAGTAGCCACACTGCCTCTCCCAGGAGATAAATGTCTGCTTTCCCCATAACCATGTTCAGACCCCTGTCCCttgcacccccagctctgcctgctgtggCCTGTGCAGAACAACAGAGGGCTGACTCTGCACTTAAAGCCCAAACACTGCCTTGGTGAACAGGGAGTGTTCACAGacagcactgcagctctgggaaagcCAGAGAACACTCAGAACTGGATTTGCCTAACACACAAGAATGTGGACACCACAGTGCAGCTGTAATGCAGATGTGAGGCATCAATACTTGCATCTCCAAAGGGAATTTAAAATTAAGGGATGAACATACTCCTCACCTGTGTAATTTACTCGGGTGATGgacaataatattttttttgcttaaCAACTGTTCCCCAGTAATTTTACTTTTCTATGCAAAGATCTTACCTAATTAGGCCATAAGAGAACCAGCCTGCTGCTTGTGTGTTTTTGCAAGTAATCAGAAaaaagtggcagcagcagcaaacacaacATGCATAGAGTGAACATTAAGAGCAGTGGCCAAAGTCAGCCCATTATGGCCAATCTTGGAAGCTGGCAGAAAGAAGCCCTACAGAAACAAGCCTGCAGATACAGGATCATGCCTAAATTAGATGCTTTCCAGCTCAGAAAGCCAGGCTGCACTTAATGACTGCCTAACTAGCCATGGTAAGGATTTGGAATTCTCCCCTCCCCGCCTCTCCACTGTGTAGCTGCATAATTTCCTGATAAAGAAGATAACCATCAGTAGTTCCTAGCTGGGAAGTTTGAGCTGCTAGTGTCACTCAGCAAGGGGAGGCACAGTTGTGCCAGGTGAACCAATGGGGTGAACTTGTGTCAGTTAAATGCCACAACATGAACTCCTTCCACTGCTTCCCTTAGGCTCAGTTAGTTAACTTGAACATGAATGTTTGCAAAGTAATGCATATTTATTTCTCTAACTCAAAACTGCTGCAAAAAGCAGTTTTGAGACCCTTCTTTTTTGGCTTTCTTTTCTGCATGGAAGGACtataaacattttctttcttaagGGTTCTTTGAAACAGGCTTTTAAGAGAGGCAAGGAGCTTTTTACTGCTGTGGCATATTTTATCCTCTTTGCTTATATTCCACTCTCCTAGCAGCCTGTCATATTCAGAAGTAGAAAACATTAATTCCAAGAGTTACAGTGGATTCAGTGAGCCTTGAGTGCCTACACCTGATGAAAAACTTTCCTGGCTCCTAAGTAGCAGTTTTGGTGGCTCTGGGCATTATTTCTGTGAAAAGAAGTCATTGCTGAAATGTCAGATGCCTAAATCTGCAACAGGCTTTGTCTTGGGTCCTCCTAATCTCTGCAAGCTTGGTGCACTTCAGAAGCTAATACTGAACCATATAAGTAAAGCTATAAATTCAGCAGTTATTTACAATTAATTGGGAACTTATTTTCCTGTGCATTTGAAGAGGAACAAATCCTGTCAGCTTCAATTAAGAGACTCAAACGATTGTCTAAAGAATGGTAGGAAATGAACAAAATCTAATGTTCTCCCTTCTAACAACTGCACAAGCTTTCCTTCTGAAAAATacccaatccactcttttactGCAGGAAGAAGCCTTTTCACTGACACTGAGTACCACAATAAATGAGACAGAGCAGTGAACATTTATTCTGATTCTAGCCAGCAGATGCTTTGGTGTTGTATTTCAGCACCTGAACTGAGCTCACAGACTCCCTCAGCTAAGCTGCCCTGTGCAAACCAAGGAGTTGAGGCTGATGAACGCTCCACTTGGTGATTTTATAGGAGACCTGCTGTGCAGGTTTTTAACCACTTGATACTAGGTCtgtgggggaaagaaaaaaactttaaaagccCAATTTAAATTCAGCTGCAGGAGGTAGTTTTTAATTGCACTTTGGATCAACCAAGATGCAACCTAACACTTGCACTTGGTTACTAGGCAgcatttgtacttttccagacTGCTTTTCctatgtttctttttctttatttgcttGCAAAATCCAGATTCTCCACAATTTAAGTGCAGACCAAAGTACTCATATCACTAGAGCACATACCAAATCATGTACCTGTGCCATAGATGTTGGTACCTTATCAGCAGCAACATGTTCAGTAAGTAGTCCCAACAGTTATAAAGTATTAGAAAAGTGTTAAAAATAGCAATCCAAATAATTATGGCCTGAAGTGACAGGTGTACACAAGCACTTAGAGGGTGTCAAGtagcattttatttcatttcccaGCTGTATAAAATTAAAAGCAGGCCAAAGGTAGACAGGCATTACCAAAGCTCCATCGAGAATTTTTTCCATCCAGAGAAAACTTGTTCCTGTAGCCCTCTTGTGTTCAGCTGGATTAACAGCTATTACAGGAAGAGCACCCTTCCTTATCTCCCCAAATCACAGCTCTGCATGCCTTAACCACACTGCCAGTCAGTTCTTTGCCCTGTACACCTTCACTCAGTTTCTTTCATGGTTTTCCTCTTTCCATCCTGGTTTTAAAATCAAAACCCATTCAGGCTCCCATGCTCCTGAAACAGCTGAGTGCTCAGTTGGTGTATTCATACCATAAACAGGGAACCACTGCTTTGGAGTAGGAGGACTAAAGCACCTCTCATTGGGAGCATGCTGATATTCCCAGCATTTCTTCTTCATAAAAGGACTGTAATGAACACAATTTACAGCCTTGTTTCTCTTCTTCAGTTAATGCCTGTGAGTTCAAGTTTTAAATTGAGTGTCCCACAAATACCATTTAGACACGTACAATTCTCTATCCTTGCAGAAATCACCCTGACATTCTCCAAACTCTGACTACTGACAGTTCTGTTCCACACCTTCCTGCCAGTCACCAAGTTATGGCTGCACTGCTGTGGGTGCCTAATGGGATGGAGTGTTGTAACTGAGAGTGAGGAAGTGGGTTGGTTTTCTAAACCACACTCACCTTCCATGTCTGCTGCCTCAGCCATCCTTTATTCAAGCACTGCAAGAGACATCAGGAGGCTCTGGTGAGCAGGGCAGTTGTGCTTCAAGAGCTGCTGTCACCTGTCTCAGGTAGCCAAGGTCCAACGTGGATGAGCTGCTGTGGAGGAAGCCTGGAGAAGGGGCTGTATActaaagaagaaagagaaatgaaTGAGAGCAGAGAAAAGACCAAGGACAGCACCAGAACTGACAGCCAGCCATGGCTCAGCAGCAATGCCATCAAGGAGTACAGGCAAGGAGTGCCCACTCCTGAAAAGCAGCACAGGTGCACCTGAGCTCATGAAAACTCAGAGTTTTGACAGATATACACATGTAGATTTTGAGAGCAGCTAAAAATAGGCTTCAGAAAGAAGACTCAGTATAGATACTGCAATGCATAGAATCTTTACTTGAAAGACAGGTAGAGTAGCAAAGCCAGGAGCAATTTAAACCCTAATGTGCATTTCTCTATAAACAAGGTAAAGATGAGAAAAACATGTACCTCCACAACCCATATCATCTTTGTGATACAAAGCAATTTAGTAATGAATGTACCAAATTTTCTGCAGACAAACCAGTCAGTCCCACCAAAATTAATATAATACATCAAGAGTAAGTAAAAGAATATGCTTCTACTTCTTTGTGTGACCAGATTATGAACTAAAACTTGTCAGAGACCCTGAGTACAAATGTGAGTCAGACAGCAGGTAGCTACAGCAACTCAGTGCTGCTGATACGTTGGGGGGAAAAGGGTCATGCAtagaagcaaaaagcaaaatttctaATGACCCTATATATTTCACTTTATGATTtgatatttaatgaaaaaatttgtATGGATTTTATAACGGATATTATTTTGATACTTCCATTGCCAGAGTGATAAAATAAGAAATGCTGTCTTTGAATCTGTTCAGCAATTAGCTTTTGCATATTAAAAGTTGAGCAGACTACAGAGCTGCCTAGAGCCCATGGCCTTCCATGTTCCAAAGGGGCAAAAAGCTTTACAGGATCACTTGACAGCAGTCACTTAAGAAATCCTTGATCCTTACCTTTTGTGAATGAGAGGCCACATGTAAGATGGTTAGCTGATGACAAAATCAGTTTTTAAATGTTAGGCTGGCAGAAATTTATCATTTTCTGTAGCATTTGATCATGGCATTTCACAGTTAGTCAGGTTATTCATCACTGAGGACTTGGTCAACAGAGATAAAAAACCTTAGAGAGCTTTCCTTCTGACTGTAGTAGTAAATCTTATCAACATTAAAATCTGTCCTTTTCCTGCATATGATGTATTCTAAATCTCCTCAATGAGTAAAGTCAACACTACAGGTACTAAGACCTGGCACAGCTATCTGAAACTTAAATGAAGTTTTCAATATCAGGAATTTGATTAGTGATCAACTGTGCACTCTCAGTTAGAAAACCAATACATCTATTTTTGTGCTTTGACTACAAGTACACCATTTGCAATTTTCCAGCATCTTCAACTTTAACTAAAGTTCATATGCCTTATTCAAAATATAAGATTATCTACACAGACATCTAAACAGGCTTTCCTGACTATAAATCAACAACAGCTTCATTTTTTCCAGTCACTTTTCACTGGAAATGTGAGAAGTTTAAGCAGTTCAAAATGAGACAtatcatgttaaaaaaaaaaaaaaaaaaaaccaaaaaaccgtACAAAAATTATTATATACCACACAGGCTCTTCAGCCCTCATTCAAAGGTGGCAAGTTTGTCAAACCATTCCAGATTCCCTTTCTGGCTCCCAAATACCCCAAGGAAGCAGTGAGCCACACAACATACTAAACAACCAACATTCAGACACTCCTAGTGTTACAcagccagccagtgctgaattTGAGCCTGTGAGCAGCTGTGAGGGATAAGGATGCTTTCCAGTGTATCTCCATCCTTTCCCTGTGAGAAAGTATCCTGAAACAAGTGCAACCACCTTGTGGGGCTGCAGTTTGTGTCCTCTGTATATATTACATTGTAGGCTGTGCTCACCCCATCAGCAAAATCAGCATTTCTTTGGCACCTCAGACAGGTCCAAGGTATCTCAGGAAAGGATCCTGTGGTACTCTGCAGGTAAGAGCCTTTGCAGAGCTCTGAAGGGCAGTCAGATGAAGCAGAGATGATGCCTGTATGAGCTGGCAAGCAGAACACAGGATAGGTTACACATGCCCATCTGGGATCACACAGCAGTTGCTCATGTCTCAGCTCACTGATTCATTGTGGGCCTTTGACCTGCTGCAGCTCATTCAGTTCCAATACAACACACCCAACAAGCTCTCCCAGAACCCAGAACTGTAGCTCTCCCTCTGCAATTTGTACACGGGGCACATTGTAAAGGAAGAGCCACACCACAAAATGCACATCATGCTTTCATAGGATGGAAAAAAAGATGGATCATCCAAATAGACTAAGTGAGTatcaagaaatattttattgtacatgtaatcaaaattttaaaaacagacaAGGAGGAGCAAAGGACAGATTTATCTAGATTCTCTTAACTATGCAGGGTACAGAAATACAACTAGGAAAGAATTAACACATATTAGTACCCTTTGctccccttccctgtcccaATGGAAGAGGTTACACAAGCGAGATCTGTAATGCTTCAAATCAAGGCTTCTCAGTAACTGCACACTTGAGCTGACATAGCCAAGTATGTTCAGTTTGATGAGAGAATGAGTGCCTTCCAAATAGTTGTTTATAAACAAAACTACTCTCTCTTTAGTGGTTTGTGAGCATTACTCATTCAACACCAAGAGTATACTTAAAAGACTAAAGATTTAGTGGCCATAACTGTCATTATATCTGAACTGACACAATCTTTAAGTATATCAATTATAGAAAATAGATTCCTTAGGCAGTAGAGAATATATTATCTAGTGGCAAAAACAATGTAAAGAAACAGGAAGTATTCACAGGGAAGGGAGTGTGTTAAGCAGGGGCACATTGAGTAATCAGAACTAAAGAGTTGAGTTCTGGAGTGCTAGCTGCAAAGGAGTCACACCTCAGCATCGTGGGTATAGGTTTCAGAATGTCTGGGTTGAAAAATATGGTACTCATTGCACATCTACATCAATCTCCCACCTTAACTCACACTCTAGATCCTCCTAACCTATTACTGTGGGATATTAAACAATTCTAGCACTGTAATTCATGTTCTGCCTTACATGCTGTGAGGAAGAAGGCTTCTGTTCTCTTCCAGAACCAGACAGGACCTGAAAGTGAATGCAGAGACTTTCCAGAGATTATTCACCCCACAACACTTTCC includes these proteins:
- the AP1S3 gene encoding AP-1 complex subunit sigma-3 isoform X1; translation: MKCFIGVGNAEVRKAPFERLTLARGSRCGHPVRGLAHAACQHPHSRAVPLWGPALPGPCPCPAALPGAAGGAPAVPFRGIVGREGDAARPHLSGAGGTEAAGPGWAGSQPAAAPWYASLYFCCAIEDQDNELLTLEVVHRYVELLDRYFGNVCELDIIFNFEKAYFILDEFIIGGEVQETSKKTAVKAIEDSDMLQETVEEYMNKPAF